Genomic segment of Sarcophilus harrisii chromosome 4, mSarHar1.11, whole genome shotgun sequence:
tgttttttcccttaaGGCATCCACAAGAGAAATTTTTCCCTTCGAAATGATTGTAGCAATTCCTTTTAACTTTGGGAAGCAGCCccaaatgaaggggaaaaaaaaaaacacttgaatcTCTGATCAGGAGCCAGTGGAGTTCTTGACCTAGTTGGTACTAGATTTACTGGGATTACACTCAGTTTGGGCAACTGTTGACCTCAATTACTACATTAAAATGAACCCTGTCCAAGacactgaaagaaaaagagaagactttaGCTTTGGGGACCCAGTCTAATGTGAAAACAAGATACATGATGTGGAAACAGAGAGATCAGGGAAGATGATCCATCCAGACAGAAGAATAAACATCAGAGTTAGGAAGAAGTGTTAGGTGGGAATAAATTTGGGTTATCAGTCAGAAAAGGTTTCCCAAACTAGCAAAGACTAAGGGAAAGTAATGGAGCAATGAGACAAGGctaaaaatatatgagaaaatagTCCCAGCTGGTTGTGGGTGGGCTGAAGGGAGGGGAGAATATTCAGAAACTCAGGGATAAAAAGGATAActagagatctttttttttcttttaagaacataccaaagatccttttttttcttccccatttcatGTAACTTGGAGCTGGCTGAAGGTTGGGGAGGGGGAGTTGGAAGAGAAGATGGTAAGCAAGTAGGTGTAGAGCAAAGAAGAATATGATTCTCTGCAAAGAGTCCTGGACATGAAGTAAAGAGCACCTTGGAATACACCCCAGGCTTGACCCATCATTGTCCATATAACCTTGCCAATTAATCTATCAATTtccctatctgcaaaatggagtataaaaatacttatattcCCCAAACCACAAGTTGTGATGATGGAAGAACATTTTAAAccaaaaagtactatataaacattaaatattGATCATTGTTATCATGCCTCACAAAGtttctgaaataaatatttgcagTTCAATAAAGGGGATGGTTTCTAATACTAGATGATCAAGAAAtcattattatgtgccaggcatctCTCTCATGTATTCAAAGTCTAACTGGGGCTTCCTTTGACATAGGGGAGCAATGACAGATCAGAATCCCTAAGCCAAACTtgttaagaagaaaaaggaagataaagatgCAGCTTGTTTATCAATAGCATATTTAAAATGGGCAATAGTTTTGGCTTTCAAGCCTCTGATTCCacaaatttcaacttttttttttttttttttttttacttttgcagaTGACTAAAGGGATAGAGATAGAGAACCACACAGCTGTAACTGAGTTTTTCTTCTCTGCCTTCCCTGATTTGGAGAAAGGAGGCCtcttattcttcattcttcttctccTCATTTATGGATTCATCATTACTGGCAACTTGATGATCTTTATTGTCATTCAGCTAGATGTAGCACTCCATACCcctatgtattttttcattagtgTCCTCTCCTTCTTAGAAATATGGTACACTACAACTACCATCCCCAAGATGCTCACCAACCTGATCAGTCTGCAGAAGACCATCTCCATTGCTGGATGTCTCCTGCAAAtgtatttctttcattctcttgggATCTCAGAAGGCTGCCTCCTGACTGCAATGGCCATAGACAGATATGTTGCCATCTGCAAGCCCCTTCACTACCCAACCATTGTGACACCTAGATTGTGTGCCCAGCTCACTGCTGGCTCTTGTCTCTGTGGCTTTCTCCTTGTGCTCCCTGAGATCGTATGGATCTCTACATTGCCCTTCTGTGGTCCCAACCAGATTCACCAGATCTTCTGTGATTTTACCCCAGTGCTACATTTGGCCTGCACGGATACCTCACTCATAGTCATTGTGGATGCCATCCATGCTGCAGAAATCCTGGGCTCCTTCTTGGTCATTGCCCTATCCTACATCCGAATCATCTTGGTGATACTGAGGATCCCTTCAGCTGAGGGTCGCCACAAGGCTTTCTCTACCTGTGCTGCACATATTGCtgtctttctcctgttttttggGAGTGTGGCACTCATGTATCTACGTTTCTCAGCTACCTATTCTGTGTTCTGGGATACAGCCATAGCAATCACCTTTGTTGTCCTTGCCCCCTTCCTCAATCCCATCATCTACAGTTTGAGGAACAAAGACATGAAGGAAGCTATCAAGAAGTTTCTCTGTTCTCAGAAGTAGAATGAGAGGACTAAAGGTTAATCTTAAATTCTAGGATGTttgtgatgtttttcttttttatccttctggaattttgttttttcattcttgcTTTGCATTGCTCATTGTTTTATTGTGTTCCCTTATTCTTATTATGGCTGAAAATAAGCTATGACCATATTATCACCATTGATTATGTTgtattttgttgagttttttttttcttatttcatcatCTACTGAGTACAGAAAGGAACCTTAAAATtattcaattcctttattttgcagatgaggaaatggaactAGATAATCTGTCACTTATCTAAGACTACCCAGATATGTAAGTGtcaaaaaaattaccaaaaaagaaatgacaaatattgaaaagATTGTGGTGAAAATGGCATACTGATAAACTATGGGAGGACCTGTGAATGggtgcaaccattctggaaagtattGTGGAATTATACATTAAAAGTTACTAAATAGTACATTCATTTTGACTCAGCTATGCCATTACTATAAtgcagtaaaataaaaatagaaaaaaatcactagagAATAATCCCCGCTGTCATGAGTCCACGTTCCTACTGGGAATATCTCCATTCCTTAGAAGCCTTTAAAAGCAGCAGAACCAAAAGTCAATACCTCCAAGCCTATAAAAACCATAGTAagcaaaacagttcctgcccccCAAAATAAAGgtctccctttatttctttcaaaatcttcATGCCacattctgaaaataaaggaaggctttccagaatatcatgagGTGCTTCATCAGACCAGACCAGTTGACTCCTTCAGGAGGAACTATATAGGAACTCCAGAAAAGCCTCCTATTTCTTCCCACTCTTCTGTTCTGTGCCTCAGATGCATCAGTCCTCATCAAATTCACTTTCACTTTAACTTATACCAAAActccatttttcttcattgagTGTACTGTGTATTTAGAGCTGTAATCATTAAAAGAGGTAAGGCCAATCTGATGCTTTTCTCATATTGACACAAGTCCTAAGCTAAAGACAATAGGcctataaagaaaggaaagaaagggcaaaaagtctccaaaatacaaaaatttaatttatttttattttagttagtttatttatgtttaatacacattgctttatgaatcatgttgggagacaaaaattagagcaaaagggaaaaatcatgccagagataaaaataaataaataaataaaaagaagtgaacataccaCGTGTTGAATCAGTCTTCTTAGGtacttttctggatgcagattgcatTTTCTGTAGAAagcctattgggattgcttcaAATTACTGAACTATTGAGAAAAACCAAGCCTTTTATAGTTCATCaccgcacattcttgctgttattgtgtataatgtattcctggttctgcttgctttgctcagcatcagttcatgtaaatctttcccgatctttctataatcagcttgttcatcatttttataaaacaataatattccacttcCTTCATAGAtcccaacttgttcagccattccacaactgtTGAATATAcatactttttccaattctttgctattacaaaaagagatgctacaaacatttttgcacatgtggggttcttttccctctttttatgatttttttgggataaaGACACAGAATTGGCATTCCAGGGTCCAAGGATAGGCACAATTTTATATCCCtatcagcatagttccaaattactttctggaatgtttggatcatttcacaactccaccaacaatgcattagtttcccagtttttccacatccattccaacattcatcatgatcttttcctgtcatcttagtcaatctgagagggaTGAAGTGGtaccttggagttgttttaatttgcatttctcaaatcaataatgatttagagcatttttccatataattataaatggctttaatttcatcatctgaaaattgtctgttcatatcctttgaccatttatcaattggggaatgacttatattataaatttgacacagttctttatatatttagaaatgagacctctaTCAGATatattggctgtaaagattttttccccaactttgtactttccttttaatcttatttttgttggtttaccttgtgcaaaccctttttaatttaatgtaatcaaagttgtcctttgtgcctttcataatgtttgctagttgttctttggtcataaatttctcccttttccaatgatctgataggtaaattatctcttgttttcctaatttgtttatgatatctatcattctttatgcccaaatcatgtatccattttgttgaccttattttgctatggggtgtgaaatgtaggtttatgctgagtttctgatatattattttttagctttcccagcaatttttgtcaaacagtgagttcttattccagaagctggagtttagaTGTTTACTAACTACTAGATttctataggccttgattattctgttgtgtgtatctaatctatccactaatctaccactctatttcttagcaccaaatgattttgaagactgctgctttgtaatatagtgtTGGGTTTGGTAGTGCTAAGGCaccatctttgtatttttttttcattaattctcttgatattcttgaccttttgttcttccagatgaattttgttataattttttctgtaaaataatattttggcagctTGATTGGTATTGCATccaacaagtagatcaatttaggcaggattctcattttaattatattaacttGACTTAGCCATGAATaactgatattttttcaattgtttttatctgattttatttttgtgagaagtgttttgtaattgtgttttgGGGTTTGTCTCAGCAGGTAaatccccaagtattttatattgtttacactaattttaaatgggattcctctttatatctcttgatgatggactttgtcagtaatatatagaaagactgatgatttgtatgaatttattttatatcttacaactttgctaaaactgtgaattgtttccagtaagtttttggatgatttcctAGGAtgctttaagtatatcatcatatagctactctccattacaaataatgtttgatataagttttagatagatactgtttattattttaaggaaatctctCTTTACCCCTCTGCTGTCTAGTGTTtgtaataggaatgggtgctatattttgtcaaaagcattttctgcatttattgagattatcatacgATTTCTGCtagttttcttattgatatggttgattatggtaatagttttcctgatattgaactaacAGTGCATTCTTagcataaatcccacttggtcatagtgtattatcctgctgataagttgctctaatctctttgttaatattttacttaaaaattttgcatcaatattcattagggacattggtctgtaattttctttttctgttttgcccCTTCCTGGTTTACATAtcagatacaaaaatatttataatgtatctttttgaagtggcaaaaaaTTCAAAACCTAAAAGTATGAGTAacaattaagaaaatgatgaattaattgtatattaaagtaatgaaataatattatgctgtaagaaatgtagaaatagatgatttcagaaagacataGACTAAATGACcaaataaaaagtaaagtgagctgaaaaaaatttctacaagaataactttgaaagcttttgtaaattaacaaaatattgaATTTACACAATAATGATGCCACAAAAACAAGCAtcattggaaattgaaagaactATGATCAGTACAATGAACATTCAGAATTCCAGAAGAATCATAATGAAATATGCTGTCCAGGTTAGAATTGATTTAAGTTACCAGATGAGGCATTTTGTGTATTGAGTGAATTTTTTTGCCTGATAATATGTATCTATTTTAGGAAATACAACACTTTATCCCAACAGTATGGGtgtgggagaaaaataaaacaaaatagatttgtGCTTCTTATTGTTTTTGATAGAATGTGTGCAGAATACTATGTGTGAAATGTTACATGAAATTTTGCATGAACCTTCAGATGAGGttactatattttaattttactgcTTTACATTCTTAGAAGTTACAAGTCACTGCAATAAACCTGTTTTTCAAGATTCCATGTTTTTGCTACTACAGCTATTACTGAAAAAGGAATTGCTCCTAATAGTTTGTTGTCTTTATGACTAAAATGAGAATTTAACAAATGACTAACAATTcctttacatacacacacacacactcataccaCCACATATCCAATCCTTAGTTTTGGCCATCTTGGACTTCATTCCAAAGGTAAATCTATGCAAATTCCCAAACTCTTCCCTCTAATCCAGATCTTGATATGTACTTTTTTCTTCCCCAGGATGTCTTCTCTCCCCTTATAAGGTATTATCCTTCTCTGCACATCTCTGCTCCATATTGTTTTCTCCAGGAAGATTTCCCAGTCTGACTATTTACTAGTTTTCCTTTGCTAGGTTACAGTGTTCTGTCAGTCTTTTAGCTCCTTGTCTGCCTATGAATTCTATCTCTATTTCCTGAGATGCAGGAGCAGGGACAGAGTGGGGGAGTTCTTACTTTTCCTATTAAACTTGGAGGTTCAGAAATTATTCTAGAACTCTTTCTAATATGTTATATAGATCTATCAAATAATGACATCTATTTCTGTTCTTAAGCAGTGATTCAACTGATTagctaattgaatcaaaggctaaACCAAGATCTCTTGGGGCAAAGAAAGACagataatttgttaaaaaaatgatcattctCAAATAgatgttcttttgttttgttttttgttttgcatcaGGTTCACAAAAAGCAAGGGAGACATTCAGAAAGGAATCaaagaaattgtttcttttccttaACAAAATGCAAAGATGAAAAACTAAGCCCTGGAAACTAGAATAATTTATAATCAAAATAGGATTTTCTCCAAATGCAAACTCACCATTGACCCAGCTTCAAggtgtaatttattttttaaccccGAGGTGGTAGAAATACTGGCTCCTGAAAATAAATGGAGGAAGGACTCAACTTTCATTTAAATTTAGGCATTAGTAAGACACTTCTCTGCTTTAGTCAATTGTCCAAATCTATATAAGAATCTCTCATTCTTTAtcacctctctcttcttttttctttgtgatctaCTTCTATGATCAGGCCCTTAACAAGTAAATTCTGATATTTCTGTGTCATCTTGCATaggtcatttaatatttctggtcctcagtttaactatctataaaatgactacTTGATCTcaaagatcttttccagctctcaCAGAACTAGCCACAAAATATTCCAACCAGAAATGATTTCCCCATATCATCTGAATTGTCATTTATCCTCTTAGTactctagacaactctctaagatacGATAAGATATTATAAAACTGTGTTTAGgagtttatttccttttcttgaagTACCTTAGGCTTACAAAATCAGAAAATGGATCTCTAGCTCATTCTAGCCAGATATTACCCCCTGATTCAAgtaaataagcatatattaagcacttactgttttTAGACACtgtattagtttttgttttttgctaaggcaattggagttaaattacttgtccaggctcacacagtcagaaagtgttatgtgtctaagaccagatttgaactcagtcctcttGAGTTCATGGCTGATACCTGTATTGCCCCCcatattagggttttttttttgtttgcttgtttgcttgttttgttttgttttgtttttagcaaggAAGATATATTTGGTCTTTGGTCATCTATTACAAAGTCTAATAATCATCTCTCTTGGGAAGATCTTCCTTTGATCTAATCTAAGTATATTTTGGTTCGgttgaaatttctttcttattattggGGATCAATGGATAATTATCCTTagtataatcctttttttccaAGCTGAATCCCAAGCAATTGGTCTTTAAAGCTCTTCTCTGAGTAGTTCTGCTGttaaattaaatccaataaacatctattaatcaTCTATTATGTACTAGGCAATGTTCTAAACACTGGGAgtacacattttaaaatgctctCAAAGAGcataaagccttttttttttaatccttttatttacaagttatatgtatgggtcattttacagcattgactattgccaaaccttttgttccaatttttcccttccttccccccaccccgtcccctagatggcagaatgaccagtagatgttaaatataatggttcttagtcatatcccagaattctttcgctgggcatagctggttcagttcattactgctccaatggaactgatttggttcatctcattgctgaggatggctaggtccatcagaactggtcatcatatagtattgttgttgaagtatataatgatctcctggccctgcttgtttcactcagcatcagtttgtgtaagtctctccaggcctctctgaaatcatcctgttggtcattttttacagaacaataatattccataatattcatataccacaatttattcagccattctccaattgatgggcatccactcagtttccagtttctggtcactacaaagagggctgccataaacatttgtgcacatatagatccctttcccttctttatgatctctttgggatataagcccagtagtaacactgctggatcaaagggtgtgcacagtttgataactttttgagcatagttccaaactgctcttcagaatggttagatgtattcacaattccaccaacaatgtattagtgtccctgttttcccacatctcttccaacattccgcattgtctttccttgtcattctagccagtctgacaggtgtgtagtggtatctcagagttgtcttaatttgcatttcaaagaGCATGAAGTCTAGTAGGGGAAgcaatacataaaaggaagctgaaaagtaaaaagggagaaTGGGACATTAGCACTGGCAGAGGGACATCATATTTCATGGAGTCCAAAGTGCTCCTGATATAAAGTGGAGAGTACTGTGAGACAGGAGTAGTTGGAGAGACA
This window contains:
- the LOC100922823 gene encoding olfactory receptor 6K6 gives rise to the protein MTKGIEIENHTAVTEFFFSAFPDLEKGGLLFFILLLLIYGFIITGNLMIFIVIQLDVALHTPMYFFISVLSFLEIWYTTTTIPKMLTNLISLQKTISIAGCLLQMYFFHSLGISEGCLLTAMAIDRYVAICKPLHYPTIVTPRLCAQLTAGSCLCGFLLVLPEIVWISTLPFCGPNQIHQIFCDFTPVLHLACTDTSLIVIVDAIHAAEILGSFLVIALSYIRIILVILRIPSAEGRHKAFSTCAAHIAVFLLFFGSVALMYLRFSATYSVFWDTAIAITFVVLAPFLNPIIYSLRNKDMKEAIKKFLCSQK